Within Lactobacillus amylovorus DSM 20531, the genomic segment AATGCGATGTCTGCATCCACGTATATACTAAGGATATGGTTTATGTCTATAACGCAGATGAAGATGAAATCAAGTATCTGAAACTACGTCACGTTTACAAGATTATTGATGAACCAAATCTTGACTTCTTAAAGGGACAAGACATCGCCAAAGTTTTATACGGTAGTACTGATATGCCATATTTAGAAAAGATAGCTAGTGAAATTAGCAATACTACCAAGGATCTCGACGTGTCATATTCTTCCAACCGTTATCTTGAATTCAACCATCAAGGCGTCAACAAGGGTGAAGGCTTGCTCTGGCTTGCTGATAAGCTTGGCATCAAGCCTGAAGAGACGATGGCCTTAGGCGATAACTTTAACGATCTTTCTATGATTGAAGCAGCCGGATTGGGTGTTGGCGTGGCTAATGTTAACCCTAAGATGAAAGACGACTGCGACTATATTACCAAAGCCGATAACAATCAAGGCGGCGTTGGTGAGGCAATTGAAAAATTTGTTTTAGAAAAGTGATGAGGTAAAGATAGATGAAATTTAACAAGAAAATCCTAATGATTTCTGCTGCAACTTTGATGTTGGCTAGTCCTGTAGCAAGTTTGGCTAATGCAAATACTATTTCTGCAGCAAGCGTAAAGAAGGTTTCATACGCAAAGCAGACCACTGTGACGGTTAAGAAAAAGACGCCACAATTGTTCATGGCAACTGGCGGCCGTGCTTTAACCACTGGTAAGTACTACAAGAAAGGTCAAAAATTGACTGTTGATCAATTAGGCGGCATGAATATTTTAGCTAATAGTTCTCCAGATGCTTACCACATTAAGGGTACCGATTATTATGTTTGGGCTAAGGACGTTAAAGCAAAGCGTGCCTTACAAGATATCGATTATACAAGTCGTGGTTTGACTACAGTGCGGACCAATAAGTCTAAGGCACCACTTTACTCATTTTACGCTGAAAAGTCTACTCCAGCTGGCTATGCCTTTATGAAGGGGACTGATTTTAAAGTTAATGGTGCAATGTACTTGTACAATGCTAAAACTGACAAGAGCGAATTGTACTACCATTTGACTAATCATTATCACACCATGGCTAATTTGAAGACTTCACCGGATTTCCCTAACAGATTTAATACGGAGCTAGTTGATACTGGGGATGCCTTTGTGAAGGCTAGCGATGTTAATTTCTTTTCTGGCAAGAAGTTGAAGCCAATTAACACAGCTGCTTCCGCAAAAGATGGTAGCAAGATTGCTATTTTAGAAAATCAGGAAGCTGACTTGAAGGATTTACTTGGCAAAGTAGATAGTGTCAAGAATTCAGTTAAATACAAGTTGTCTAGTTCTCTCAAGCGTGACAATTACGATCTAGCTGTGAGGGATGCACAAACTCAGGTTAACTCAAGAAAGTTAATGTCAACTGCTGAAGCACAATACTTGATCTGGAGCCTTAAGACTTATGAAAGTGAGCTTGATGGTGCCAAGGTGAAGGTTGGCAACATGAATAAGTTGACTTCAAATGAGAAGCTCGCAATTGGTTTGTTGGTGATTTCTGTTTATGGTAAAAACACTGACAAGGAAAGCTTATATGGCTATGCCAAGTTTAATAAGGGCAATGACAAGACCTTTACTTTAACTATTGAAGATATGCATAATCAGAATAAGGTTGTTTCAACCAAGACAATGAAAACTAGTGATTTTGCACAAAAGAGATAAGACGATAAAAAGAGGGATGTATCGATTTGATGCATCCCTTTTAGTTTGTTTATTTTGTTTTTATTTAATCGTTATTGCTTAATTCTTTAAGGCCTGGCAAACTCATCATAACAATGAAACTAATGATGTAGAGGGCTGAAAGAAAGCCCATGACAACCGTTAAATTGTAGTGATCCATCAAGATACCGATGACAACTGATGAGAAACCACCGATTGCACGGCCAATGTTAACGATGATGTTGTTAGCTGAAGAACGAATCTCAGTTGGGTAGAGGCGACTGATTACTGCACCGTAACCACCAAACATCCCATTTGAGAAGAAGCCCATGACTGCACCGATGATGAGTAAAGTAGCCATGTTTTGTGCAAGTGATAAAACATAAACCATGACAGCTGAACCGATCAAGAAGATGGCGAAGGCTCTACGTGGACCGAAGTGGTCGAAGATGTTACCAAAGGTTATCATACCGATGCTCATGCCGACGATAGTTGAGATCATCCAAATACTTGAGCTAGATACGTTTAAGTTCAATTGCTTTTGCACGATGGTTGGTAACCAGTTCATTAAGCCAAAGTAACCAGCGATTTGGACGGTCATCATGACCATCAAGCCTAAGCTTTGAAAAGCAAGACGTGGGGTTGAAAACATTTTTTTAATGACATCACGTAATAATGAACCTTTTTCATCTTTTTTAGCTTGGAGGAATTGATCGCTTTCATGCAAATGTCTTCTAATAAAGACTGTTAAAATTACTGGGACAATTCCGACCAAGAATAGTGCGTGCCAGCCAGCTGTTGGAATAATCCAAGCCGAAATTAATGCCGCAAAGATCGCACCGATTTGACCACCGACTGCCGCAATTGAGGTCATCTTACCAATTCTGTCGCTTTCAAAGTTTTCGGCGATTAAGGCAATGCCTACGCCATATTCACCGCCGGCACCAATACCAGCGAGAAAACGTAAGGCGTAGATCTCATAGATGTTGTTGGCAAAAGCCATTAAACCCGGTGGCAATGGCGAAGATCAAAACCGTGTGTGAGAAAGTTTTAACACGGCCAATCTTGTCACCCAAGATGCCGAAACAAATACCACCAACTAACATTCCTAAGTTAGTGATTGAGGAGATCAATCCAGCGGCTCCACCTGATAGATGTAAGTCCGCAATCATTGAACTCATCGCAAACGATAAAAAAAGCACATCCATGTTTTCAAGCGCAAAACCTGATGAAGTAGAGGCGATGACCCACTTTTGGTTTTTACTTAGTCCCTGACTGTGCTGCGTAATATATTTCATATTTAATTCCTCCAAAACGAATGCTCTCTGTCATCCAATTATTTCTTCGTCTGTATATGATACGCTTTTTGAATAAATAAACAAGGGTTGTTATGAAAAAAGATCATCCTATCGTGCTGAAAGAATGATCTGAAAACTTTGTTTCAAATCTAATATACTAACAATCCGACGCCTAATGCGACTAGACACAAGACAAATTCGATGACCAGTAATTTCCAACACCACTTGAACCATTTGTTAAAGTCAATATTAACCATCATCAAACTCATCAAGATTAATCCGGTTGGGGCAACCAAGGAAATAAAGCCAAGGCCCCAGTTGTAGGCATCAATTACACTAGCACGGTCGATTCCAACCACATTGGCAAGTGGTGCCATGATTGGCATGGAAAGTACGGCCAAACCAGATGATGATTGAATGAAGAATCCCAGAATGATGTAGACGATGAACAGGAACCAAATGAAGATTAATGGACTCATGCCAGAAATCTGTTGGCTGAAGAAGTGCATGATGGTGTCACTGGTGTGACTGTCGTCCATAACAATGGAAACGGCTCTCGCCAACCCGATTGTCAAAGCAACACCAAGCAAATCGCTAGCACCATCAACGAAGGCTTGCACAACTTTGTGCTCGGAAAGTCCCGAGAAGATAGCCATCAAGTAGCCGGCAGTTAAGAAGACTACCGAAATTTCGGTGAAGTACCAGCCTTTTTGTTGTACACCCCAGATCATGACGATAAAGGCAATGCCGAAGATGATCAATGATAATTTTTGTTGCCAAGTAAAGTTGGCTGGTTTGTTAAAGTCGGCATCGTTTAAGTACTTTTCACGATCTTCTTCGTATTGGTCGTAAACAACAGATTTAGTAGGATCTTTACGTACCTTTTCAGCGTAGCGAATGACATAGATCATACCAACTACCGTACAGATGACCCACATGGTAATTCTGAGTGGTAAAGCTCTGGCGAAGTTAACACCGGCAGTGTTAGAAGCGATGATCGTTGAGAATGGGTTAATGGTTGAAATCATGGTCCCAATACTCGTTCCCAGGAAGATCGTTCCTAGAACTGTCATCGTATCATACCCGGCTAGCAGGAAGACTGGAATTAGGATTGGGTACATGGCCATCGTTTCTTCGGCAAGACCAAAGGTTGTACCACCAAGAGAAATTAGCCCCATCACAAGGATAATCAACAGAATTTGCTTACCTTTGATTTGCTTAGATAAAGCCTGCATCCCCGAGTTGATCGCGCCGTTTGCGTGAACGACACCAATACATCCACCTAGGATCAAAACGAAGGCGATGATGTCGACACTTTGAGCGATACCTTGTACCTGTGAGGTGAAGAACTGATTGATCGCCTGCCACAGGTTAGGCTTCTTTAAATTGATTATCTCGTAAGAATTTGGAATAGCAACTGGCTTGTAGATTGTGCCATCCTTAAATTTCTTGACTGCAATGTTGACCTTGTACTTCTTTAAAGTGGCCTGAGTAGCAGGTTATTTGTACTTTTTACCACTTGGTCTGGTAACTACGAAATCTTTATTGCTGGTATCATAAGCAATCGTCGCATAGTTACCGGCAGGAATAACAAAAGTCATAGTTGAACAAGCAAAAGCACAATTATGATGACGGTATGGGCCGTCGGAAATTGGTGCTTTTTCTTCTTTTTAGTAGCCATAATAAAACCTCCTTACTTGTATAACTATTGATTTATAGTTTTATTATACAGTTAAGGAGGTATCTTTTGACAGCGATTTCATATAAATATAATAAAAAAGCCGAGCTTGACTCGACCTTCTTGTTATTCAGCGTGTTTACCGCGATTTCTGTGCCAGAACTTGCGTGGAATATAGATTGCGGCAATTACTATAATCACCAATGGAGTAACCACGAATTTCAAGATGTTGTTGTTACGTTCAGCTTGTACATTAGCATGATTTTTGGCAGTAGCAGGTTTGTTCTTCTTACTTGTTGCCCTTTTCTTATTAGGCTTACTGCTGGTAGCTGCCTTACTTGGACTAGCATTTTGCTTTTTGTTTAAATTAGAAGTAGCAGAATTTGGCATCTTGTGTTGGTGACGCCATTTGTCTGTTTTCTTGATTGCTGAATGGCTGTTGTGATTATCCTTTGTTACATTCTGTGAATGTTGTTGATTATGGGTAGTGGT encodes:
- a CDS encoding Cof-type HAD-IIB family hydrolase, with the protein product MYKLIACDLDETLIDDDAHVCQRNIDAIKAATKLGVKFVPATGRGYRAIEKTLAEIGLKDKANEYVISFNGGCITENKDNRIMKFQGLDFAKADELYRLGLKCDVCIHVYTKDMVYVYNADEDEIKYLKLRHVYKIIDEPNLDFLKGQDIAKVLYGSTDMPYLEKIASEISNTTKDLDVSYSSNRYLEFNHQGVNKGEGLLWLADKLGIKPEETMALGDNFNDLSMIEAAGLGVGVANVNPKMKDDCDYITKADNNQGGVGEAIEKFVLEK